Proteins from one Chitinophaga oryzae genomic window:
- the cobA gene encoding uroporphyrinogen-III C-methyltransferase has translation MQQIQPKLTLVGAGPGDPELITVKGMKAIQEAKVILYDALSSNELLDYAPAGCLRRFVGKRAGMHVYTQDEINRMIVKYALSYGSVVRLKGGDSFVFGRGQEEIAFAQQFGITAEVVPGISSAISVPGVNKIPVTARNVSEGFWVITGNTRNGNLSRDLQYAIQANTTVVILMGMSKLAEIAGIFAESGRGDTPAAIIQNGTLPNQQIGMGRVADLQEIAAAQQLCNPAIIVVGEVVRFHEDFTTLQSRVAEELKIAV, from the coding sequence ATGCAACAGATACAACCTAAACTCACATTGGTAGGCGCCGGTCCCGGCGATCCGGAATTGATTACCGTAAAAGGCATGAAAGCCATTCAGGAAGCGAAGGTAATCCTCTACGATGCGCTGTCCAGCAACGAACTGCTGGATTATGCCCCTGCCGGTTGCCTCCGCCGTTTCGTAGGAAAACGCGCCGGCATGCATGTGTACACACAGGATGAAATCAACCGCATGATTGTAAAATATGCGCTCAGCTACGGAAGCGTGGTAAGACTTAAAGGCGGCGACTCTTTCGTGTTTGGCCGCGGTCAGGAGGAAATAGCATTTGCACAACAATTTGGCATCACGGCAGAAGTAGTACCGGGTATCTCCAGTGCTATTTCTGTCCCCGGTGTCAATAAAATCCCGGTGACGGCCCGCAACGTCAGCGAAGGCTTCTGGGTAATCACCGGCAATACCCGCAACGGCAACCTCTCCAGGGACCTCCAATATGCCATCCAGGCCAACACCACCGTGGTTATTCTGATGGGAATGAGCAAACTGGCGGAAATAGCTGGTATATTTGCTGAAAGCGGCAGAGGCGATACGCCCGCCGCTATCATCCAGAACGGCACCCTGCCCAATCAACAGATCGGCATGGGCCGCGTGGCCGACCTGCAGGAAATTGCCGCTGCGCAACAGCTCTGCAATCCGGCCATCATCGTTGTAGGGGAGGTAGTACGATTTCATGAAGATTTTACCACCCTGCAATCCAGGGTAGCCGAAGAACTTAAAATCGCTGTATAA
- a CDS encoding precorrin-2 dehydrogenase/sirohydrochlorin ferrochelatase family protein, whose translation MENQLFPVFFKLNRLHVLVVGGGNIGLEKANAILQNCAESNITIVSLDFLPELEDIARQFPNVELVRKPFSCGDLLGKDLVIAATNDKTLNYTVWEKAKGAKVLINVADTPELCDFYLGSIVQKGNLKIAISTNGKSPTVAKRLKQVLQEAIPDALDEVLQKLHIIRDKLKGDFAAKVKQLNNITDVLVKPEKENA comes from the coding sequence ATGGAAAATCAGTTGTTCCCGGTTTTTTTTAAGCTCAACCGCCTTCACGTCCTCGTGGTAGGCGGTGGCAATATTGGACTGGAGAAAGCGAACGCTATCCTGCAAAACTGCGCGGAAAGCAATATCACCATCGTTTCGCTGGACTTCCTGCCTGAACTGGAAGACATCGCCCGGCAGTTCCCCAACGTGGAACTGGTACGCAAACCCTTTTCCTGCGGCGACCTGCTCGGAAAAGACCTGGTGATCGCCGCTACCAACGACAAAACACTCAATTATACCGTGTGGGAAAAAGCGAAAGGGGCGAAGGTGCTGATCAATGTGGCAGACACCCCCGAGCTGTGCGACTTCTACCTGGGGTCCATCGTACAGAAAGGCAACCTGAAAATTGCCATTTCCACCAACGGGAAATCACCTACCGTGGCCAAACGTCTCAAACAGGTGCTGCAGGAAGCTATCCCTGACGCCCTCGATGAGGTTTTACAAAAACTGCACATCATCCGTGACAAGCTGAAAGGAGATTTCGCCGCCAAAGTAAAACAGCTGAACAATATCACAGACGTGCTGGTAAAGCCGGAAAAAGAAAACGCCTGA
- a CDS encoding DUF488 domain-containing protein, which produces MIQTKRVYEDFSESDGYRILVDRLWPRGLSKDKAHVDEWLKDIAPSDVLRKWFHHEDGKFDEFRTRYLAELKDKKELLEGIRQRAKHHRVTLLYGAKDTVHNQAQVLLEVLKG; this is translated from the coding sequence ATGATACAGACCAAACGCGTATATGAAGATTTTTCCGAAAGTGACGGATACCGCATCCTGGTAGACCGTTTATGGCCGCGGGGGTTGTCCAAAGACAAAGCCCATGTGGATGAGTGGCTGAAAGATATTGCGCCGAGCGATGTGTTGCGGAAATGGTTCCATCATGAGGACGGGAAATTTGACGAGTTCCGTACCCGTTATCTGGCGGAGCTGAAAGACAAAAAGGAATTACTGGAAGGTATCCGGCAGCGGGCAAAACATCACCGGGTGACTTTATTATATGGAGCTAAAGATACGGTCCACAACCAGGCGCAGGTATTGCTGGAAGTGTTAAAGGGTTAA
- a CDS encoding HD domain-containing protein, translated as MQNNQEIIDATVAYVKTSLEGAEGGHDWWHIYRVWQLSRQIAARETADLLVVELGALLHDIADSKFHNGDENIGPARARAFMESQGLPEETIAHVENIIRYISFKGGHNDNAFRSPELSVVQDADRLDAIGAIGVARAFNYGGFKNRAIYDPSIGPNMSMTREEYKSNASPTINHFYEKLLLLKDRMNTATGKVMAEERHRFMEAFLDQFYKETRL; from the coding sequence ATGCAAAATAATCAGGAAATCATCGATGCTACGGTAGCATATGTAAAAACCTCCCTGGAAGGAGCAGAGGGCGGCCACGACTGGTGGCATATTTACAGGGTATGGCAGCTGTCCCGGCAGATAGCCGCCCGGGAAACGGCAGACCTGCTGGTGGTGGAACTGGGCGCTTTGTTGCATGATATTGCAGATTCCAAATTCCACAATGGCGACGAAAACATCGGTCCCGCCCGTGCCCGCGCTTTTATGGAATCACAGGGCCTGCCGGAGGAAACCATCGCTCACGTGGAAAATATCATCCGGTATATTTCTTTTAAAGGCGGACATAATGACAACGCCTTCCGTTCCCCGGAACTGAGCGTGGTACAGGATGCCGACCGGCTGGATGCTATCGGCGCCATCGGGGTGGCCAGGGCCTTCAACTACGGCGGGTTTAAGAACAGGGCCATCTATGACCCGTCTATTGGACCCAATATGTCTATGACGCGGGAGGAGTATAAAAGCAACGCTTCTCCTACCATCAATCACTTCTACGAGAAACTGCTGCTGCTCAAAGACCGTATGAACACCGCAACCGGCAAGGTGATGGCGGAGGAACGGCACCGGTTTATGGAAGCGTTCCTTGACCAGTTCTATAAAGAGACGCGGCTGTAA
- a CDS encoding acyl-CoA thioesterase: MTLTPKRAQDSLIQMTELVLPNDTNTFGNLMGGRLMYWMDIAAALACMKHCSAPVVTASVDNISFENPIKLGNVVHIEAKVSRAFNTSMEVHMRVWGEDPVQQYRYKSNEAFMTFVALDPNGNSRPVPGIVTDTEEEKKLYDGALRRRQLRLILGGKMKPEDADELKALFFDK; this comes from the coding sequence ATGACTTTAACGCCTAAGAGAGCGCAGGATTCGCTCATCCAGATGACCGAACTGGTTCTGCCCAACGATACCAATACTTTCGGCAACCTCATGGGAGGCCGTCTGATGTACTGGATGGACATCGCTGCTGCACTGGCCTGTATGAAACACTGCAGCGCCCCTGTGGTCACCGCCTCCGTTGATAATATTTCTTTCGAGAATCCGATTAAGCTGGGGAATGTGGTACATATCGAAGCCAAGGTAAGCCGCGCCTTCAATACTTCCATGGAGGTACACATGCGCGTATGGGGAGAAGACCCGGTACAACAATACCGCTACAAATCCAATGAAGCGTTTATGACCTTCGTTGCCCTGGACCCTAACGGCAACTCCCGTCCCGTGCCCGGTATCGTGACCGACACAGAAGAGGAAAAAAAATTATATGATGGCGCCCTCCGCCGCCGGCAGCTCCGCCTTATCCTCGGTGGTAAAATGAAACCGGAAGATGCTGACGAACTGAAAGCATTGTTTTTCGACAAATAG
- a CDS encoding CTP synthase — MAKYIFVTGGVTSSLGKGIIAASLAKLLQARGFRVTIQKFDPYINVDPGTLNPYEHGECYVTEDGAETDLDLGHYERFLNTPTSQANNVTTGRIYQTVINKEREGAYLGKTVQVIPHITDEIKRRILLLGKDGKYDIVITELGGTVGDIESLPYIEAVRQLQWELGEEDCLVVHLTLIPYLRAAKELKTKPTQHSVRLLSEYGVHPDIIVCRTEEPMYRDLKKKIALFCNVQVDAVIEANDVPTIYEVPLEMMREKLDVSVLKRLNLPVEKEPELTKWREFLDKLKYPKSKVTIGLIGKYVELQDAYKSILESFIHAGSLNECKVIVQNIHSEHITQENVCEKLKNLDGLLVAPGFGHRGIEGKIVAIQYARENNLPFFGICLGMQMSVVEFSRNVLGWKDAHSVEMNPDTSHPVINLMEEQKKITAKGGTMRLGAYACDLTPGSKASEIYGGATSISERHRHRYEFNNEYLEAIEKAGMIPSGKNPESGLVEMVEIPGHPFFVGSQFHPELKSTVESPAPLFVSFIKAAKQYAENKNGKTKMAEEKIAQ, encoded by the coding sequence ATGGCAAAATATATCTTCGTTACGGGAGGTGTTACTTCCTCTTTGGGTAAAGGAATTATAGCAGCTTCGCTGGCAAAACTATTGCAGGCACGCGGCTTTAGAGTGACTATTCAGAAGTTCGATCCATATATCAACGTGGATCCGGGAACGTTAAACCCTTATGAGCACGGGGAATGTTACGTAACAGAAGATGGCGCGGAAACCGATCTGGACCTCGGACACTATGAGCGTTTCCTGAACACGCCTACATCTCAGGCCAACAACGTTACCACCGGCCGTATTTATCAGACCGTTATCAACAAGGAAAGAGAAGGCGCTTACCTGGGCAAAACCGTGCAGGTGATCCCGCACATCACCGACGAAATCAAACGCCGCATCCTCCTGCTGGGAAAAGACGGTAAATATGATATCGTGATTACCGAGCTGGGTGGCACCGTGGGCGACATTGAATCGCTCCCTTATATTGAGGCGGTACGTCAGTTGCAATGGGAGCTGGGCGAAGAAGATTGCCTGGTGGTACACCTCACCCTCATCCCTTACCTGCGTGCGGCTAAGGAGCTGAAAACCAAGCCTACACAGCATTCTGTGCGCCTGCTGAGCGAATACGGCGTGCATCCGGATATCATCGTTTGCCGTACGGAAGAGCCGATGTACCGCGATCTGAAAAAGAAAATCGCCCTGTTCTGTAATGTACAGGTAGATGCGGTGATTGAAGCGAACGACGTGCCTACCATCTACGAAGTGCCGCTGGAAATGATGCGCGAAAAACTGGATGTTTCCGTGCTGAAGCGCCTGAACCTGCCGGTGGAAAAAGAACCGGAACTCACCAAATGGCGCGAGTTCCTGGATAAACTGAAATATCCGAAATCCAAGGTGACCATCGGTCTGATCGGTAAATACGTAGAGCTGCAGGACGCTTATAAGTCTATTCTCGAATCCTTTATACATGCCGGCTCTCTCAACGAGTGCAAGGTGATCGTACAGAATATTCACTCTGAACATATTACACAGGAAAATGTGTGCGAGAAACTGAAAAACCTCGACGGCCTGCTGGTAGCGCCGGGCTTCGGCCACCGCGGTATCGAAGGTAAAATCGTGGCTATCCAGTATGCCCGCGAAAACAACCTGCCTTTCTTCGGTATCTGCCTCGGTATGCAGATGAGCGTAGTGGAATTCTCCCGCAATGTGCTCGGCTGGAAAGACGCGCACTCCGTGGAAATGAACCCGGACACCTCCCACCCGGTGATCAACCTGATGGAAGAACAGAAAAAAATTACTGCCAAAGGCGGTACCATGCGTCTGGGCGCCTATGCCTGCGACCTGACACCCGGCTCCAAAGCATCTGAAATCTACGGCGGCGCCACGTCTATCAGCGAAAGACACCGTCACCGCTACGAATTCAATAATGAATACCTCGAGGCGATCGAAAAAGCCGGTATGATCCCTTCCGGTAAAAATCCTGAAAGCGGCCTCGTGGAAATGGTCGAGATCCCCGGACACCCCTTCTTCGTGGGCTCCCAGTTCCACCCCGAGTTGAAAAGCACCGTGGAAAGCCCCGCACCGCTCTTTGTATCGTTTATTAAAGCCGCTAAACAATATGCGGAGAATAAAAACGGTAAAACGAAGATGGCAGAGGAAAAGATCGCACAATAA